In Betta splendens chromosome 22, fBetSpl5.4, whole genome shotgun sequence, the following proteins share a genomic window:
- the dnajc17 gene encoding dnaJ homolog subfamily C member 17, protein MSGKAKDILNMDLYGLLGIESSATAKEIKKAYRQKALTCHPDKNPDNPKAAELFHQLSQALEVLTDAAARAAYDKVCAAKKQAEERNRKLDDKRKKIKLDLEARERQAEAQSQSVVQITRTLEEEIARLREEGSRQLEEEQRLVREQIQKEREAQLQQTGDCPQRRSDRCSNNSGVTPKLKLKWKCKKDDESNGGYAQDVLLRLLQKYGDVLNVIVSNKKKGSAVVEFATVRAAELAIKNESGLSGNPLKISWLEGEPEVTAPASQPGHFVPSQGSLTNERDYESVVMMRMRQAAERQRLIEQMLREDEEDTARS, encoded by the exons ATGTCTGGAAAGGCGAAGGACATCCTGAACATGGACCTGTACGGGTTACTCGGCATCGAAAGCTCTGCTACAGCGAAAGAG ATCAAGAAGGCTTATCGACAGAAAGCCTTGACGTGCCATCCAGACAAGAACCCAGACAACCCCAAAGCAG CGGAGCTCTTCCACCAGTTGTCCCAGGCTCTCGAGGTGCTAACGGACGCCGCTGCTAGG GCTGCCTATGACAAGGTTTGTGCTGCCAAGAAACAAGCAGaagaaagaaacaggaaacTAGATGATAAGCGAAAAAAAATTAAGCTTG ACTTGGAAGCCAGAGAGCGACAAGCAGAAGCTCAGAGCCAGAGCGTGGTGCAGATTACAAGAACTCTTGAAGAAGAG ATCGCCCGTTTGAGGGAGGAGGGATCCAGGCAGCTTGAGGAGGAACAACGGCTGGTCAGAGAGCAAAtccaaaaagaaagagaagcgcagctgcagcaaacgGGGGACTGCCCTCAGAGAA GATCAGACAGATGCTCCAATAACAGCGGAGTCACCCCAAAACTGAAG TTGAAGTGGAAGTGTAAGAAAGATGACGAATCAAACGGAGGCTATGCTCAGGATGTTCTGCTGAGACTTCTACAGAAG TATGGAGATGTTTTGAATGTGATTGTATCTAATAAGAAGAAAGGAAGTGCTGTGGTTGAATTTGCAACTGTTAGAGCAGCT GAGCTTGCAATTAAGAATGAAAGCGGCCTGAGTGGAAACCCGTTGAAGATTTCGTGGCTAGAAGGAGAACCTGAGGTCACGGCTCCAGCGTCTCAGCCCGGCCACTTCGTGCCTTCACAG GGCTCCCTGACGAACGAGCGGGACTACGAGAGCgtggtgatgatgaggatgaggcagGCTGCCGAGCGACAGAGACTCATAGAGCAGATGctgagggaggatgaggaggacacgGCCAGGTCATAA
- the LOC114848941 gene encoding cdc42 effector protein 3-like, whose protein sequence is MPLRTSFHTKPSSGRWPRSSKRREVLSVNMISLPLADFRHITHIGNNAHRDSFGDLSFLKMGHSLLLHSSRSEQNLFMACAPPPKPPRLNVVETNGSESSDGSVEPQRSICQKRKKCTSLPLLDNEEEEEDGCQTGNNAAKQPLSLGPESVASGKNKLSTETCDKTGQKTEDDSGFSFSLDLGPSILDDVLQVMDKLHN, encoded by the coding sequence ATGCCGCTCAGAACTTCATTCCACACAAAGCCGTCCTCCGGCCGCTGGCCCAGGAGCTCCAAGCGGCGCGAGGTGCTGTCCGTCAACATGATCAGTTTACCGCTGGCCGATTTCAGACACATCACACATATTGGCAACAATGCCCACAGAGACAGCTTCGGGGACCTGTCCTTCCTAAAGATGGGCCACAGTCTGCTCCTACATAGCTCTCGGAGCGAGCAGAACCTCTTCATGGCCTGCGCTCCGCCACCAAAGCCCCCTCGGCTCAACGTGGTCGAGACCAATGGCTCGGAATCCTCGGACGGCTCCGTCGAGCCCCAACGCAGCATCTGCcagaagagaaagaaatgcaCCTCTTTGCCCCTGCTGGacaacgaggaggaggaggaggacgggtgtCAAACTGGGAATAACGCGGCCAAGCAGCCACTCAGTCTTGGACCTGAAAGCGTAGCTTCAGGCAAAAATAAACTCTCAACAGAGACCTGTGACAAAACTGGACAGAAGACAGAGGACGACAGCGGCTTCTCGTTCAGCCTTGACCTGGGTCCATCCATCTTGGATGATGTTCTTCAGGTAATGGACAAACTCCACAACTAG
- the gchfr gene encoding GTP cyclohydrolase 1 feedback regulatory protein, with protein MPYMLISTQIRLETGPTNVGDEYSDPVVMNYLGARKTTMLGNNFSEYHVDEPPRLVLDKLERIGFRVLTMTGVGQTLVWCLHKDKE; from the exons ATGCCCTACATGCTGATCAGCACGCAGATCCGACTG GAGACGGGTCCAACCAACGTGGGGGATGAATACTCCGACCCCGTGGTCATGAATTACCTGGGAGCAAGGAAAACCACCATGCTGGGAAACAACTT ctccgagTACCACGTGGACGAGCCGCCGCGCCTGGTTCTGGACAAGCTGGAGCGGATCGGCTTCCGCGTGCTGACGATGACGGGCGTGGGACAGACGCTGGTGTGGTGCCTTCACAAGGACAAGGagtga
- the LOC114848931 gene encoding cytochrome P450 1B1-like, producing the protein MAQLDSEFAVEGSSVSREWSGQVQPALVATFVFLFCLEACLWVRNLRLKRRLPGPFAWPLVGNVMQLGHMPHITLARLAKKYGSVYQIRLGRSDIVVLNGERAIRQALIERGADFAGRPDFASFQQISGGRSLTFTSYSQQWKAHKKLAQSTLRAFSSANTRTQRAFEQHVTGEAVELVQVFLRRGADGRCFNPAHDFTVSAANIMCALCFGARYGHDDAEFRALLKRIERFGETVGAGSLVDVMPWLQSFPNPVRSGYENFKNLNEEFFAFVSSKVGQHRETFDPDVTRDMSDAIIHRIEHDKDSGLSAEFVEATVADLIGAGQDTVSTVLQWIVLLLVKHPDVQAQLHQLLDRVVGPDRLPSLEDRRRLPYLDAFIYEAMRFTSFVPVTIPHSTTADVSVEGLRIPKDTVVFINQWSVNHDPLKWRDPHVFDPSRFLDASGALDRDAAGGVMIFSTGRRRCAGHQVARVMVFLFTAVLLHQCRLEGDPREPPRLDCSYGLSLKPVHISVGARLRGKLLGPVSPA; encoded by the coding sequence ATGGCTCAGCTGGACTCGGAGTTTGCCGTGGAGggcagcagcgtctccaggGAGTGGAGCGGGCAGGTCCAGCCGGCGCTGGTGGCCACCTTCGTGTTCCTCTTCTGCCTGGAGGCGTGTCTGTGGGTGCGGAACCTGCGGCTGAAGCGGCGGCTGCCGGGCCCCTTCGCGTGGCCGCTGGTGGGCAACGTCATGCAGCTGGGCCACATGCCCCACATCACCCTGGCCCGGCTGGCCAAGAAGTACGGCAGCGTGTACCAGATCCGGCTGGGCCGCAGCGACATCGTGGTTCTGAACGGGGAGCGGGCCATCCGCCAGGCGCTCATAGAGCGCGGCGCCGACTTCGCCGGCAGACCGGACTTCGCCTCCTTCCAGCAGATCTCGGGCGGCCGGAGCCTGACCTTCACCAGTTACAGCCAGCAGTGGAAGGCGCACAAGAAGCTGGCCCAGTCCACGCTgcgcgccttctcctccgccaACACGCGCACCCAGCGGGCCTTCGAGCAGCACGTCACCGGCGAGGCCGTGGAGCTGGTGCAGGTGTTCCTGCGCCGCGGCGCCGACGGCCGCTGCTTCAACCCGGCGCACGACTTCACCGTGTCGGCCGCCAACATCATGTGCGCGCTGTGCTTCGGCGCCCGCTACGGACACGACGACGCCGAGTTCAGAGCGCTGCTCAAGAGGATCGAGAGGTTCGGCGAGACCGTCGGCGCCGGCAGCCTGGTGGACGTCATGCCCTGGCTCCAGTCCTTCCCCAACCCGGTCCGCAGCGGCTACGAGAACTTCAAAAACCTCAACGAAGAGTTTTTCGCCTTCGTGTCCAGTAAAGTGGGGCAGCACCGCGAGACCTTCGACCCAGACGTGACCCGCGACATGAGCGACGCCATCATCCACCGGATCGAGCACGACAAGGACAGCGGCCTGAGCGCAGAGTTCGTGGAGGCCACGGTCGCGGACCTGATCGGCGCCGGGCAGGACACCGTGTCCACCGTCCTGCAGTGGATCGTCCTGCTGCTGGTCAAACACCCCGACGTCCAGgcccagctccaccagctgctggacCGCGTGGTGGGTCCGGACCGGCTGCCGTCGCTGGAGGACCGGCGCCGCCTGCCGTACCTGGACGCCTTCATCTACGAGGCCATGCGCTTCACCAGCTTCGTCCCCGTCACCATCCCCCACTCCACCACCGCCGACGTCAGCGTGGAGGGGCTGCGCATCCCCAAGGACACCGTGGTCTTCATCAACCAGTGGTCCGTCAACCACGACCCGCTCAAGTGGAGGGACCCGCACGTCTTCGACCCCTCGCGCTTCCTGGACGCCAGCGGGGCGCTGGACAGGGACGCGGCCGGCGGCGTGATGATCTTCTCCACGGGGCGGCGGCGCTGCGCGGGCCACCAGGTGGCCCGCGTCATGGTCTTCCTGTTCACCGCCGTGCTGCTGCACCAGTGCCGCTTGGAGGGCGACCCGCGCGAGCCGCCGCGCCTGGACTGCTCCTACGGGCTGAGCCTGAAGCCGGTCCACATCAGCGTGGGCGCCCGGCTGAGGGGGAAGCTGCTCGGCCCGGTGTCGCCGGCGTGA